One Aegilops tauschii subsp. strangulata cultivar AL8/78 chromosome 7, Aet v6.0, whole genome shotgun sequence genomic window carries:
- the LOC109761672 gene encoding tyrosine N-monooxygenase-like — protein MVPLPLPPGPWPWPVVGSLPEMVVTKPAFRWIHRVMKDMGTDITCFRLGSVHVVPITCPKIAREVLKKQDKNFSSRPLTFASGAISSGYKDAVLSPFGDQWMKMRKVLTSEIICPSRHKWLHDKRADEADNLTRYIYNLTTGGLSSSTSGLANINVRHVARHYCGNVIRRLVFGQRYFGEPQPNGGPGPMEVEHMDASFALLGFTFAFYVSDYLPCLLCLDLDGHEKIIKEANTKVDRLHDVGIILAAIDNPSNAVEWALAEMVNNPELLAKAVEEMDRVVGRERLVQESDIMQLNYLKACIREAFRLHPIAPFNLPHVAIADTIVAGYRVPKGHYCIKLISRRREEDQEKEGKKDAKEKKKKKKKKKKKKKKKKKKKKKKANEVRMMTRSQDAAAEERRVDAEERKVALEEKKLAMEEQSRLLKWEKHLFFMDRSKLDDRQKEYVILSPEEVLVQKRAMAMGGMGGFGATMGGMGAPTGGMGGFRDTMGGWEAWVSSELPWEAWVALELSWEA, from the exons ATGGTGCCGCTTCCACTTCCGCCGGGGCCATGGCCGTGGCCAGTGGTGGGTAGCCTGCCCGAGATGGTGGTCACTAAGCCGGCGTTCCGTTGGATCCATCGCGTGATGAAGGATATGGGCACCGACATCACCTGCTTCCGCCTTGGCAGCGTCCACGTGGTCCCGATCACATGTCCCAAGATCGCGAGGGAGGTTCTCAAGAAGCAGGACAAAAATTTCTCGTCCCGCCCACTCACCTTCGCCTCCGGCGCCATCAGCAGCGGGTACAAGGACGCCGTGCTCTCACCGTTCGGCGACCAGTGGATGAAGATGCGCAAGGTGCTCACCTCTGAGATCATCTGCCCCTCCCGTCACAAGTGGCTCCATGACAAGCGCGCCGACGAAGCTGACAACTTGACGCGCTACATCTACAACCTGACCACCGGGGGGTTGTCATCTTCAACGTCGGGACTAGCCAACATCAATGTCAGGCACGTCGCGCGACATTACTGCGGCAACGTCATCCGCCGGCTTGTCTTCGGCCAACGGTACTTCGGAGAGCCTCAGCCGAACGGCGGGCCGGGGCCGATGGAGGTGGAGCACATGGACGCTTCCTTCGCCCTCCTAGGGTTCACCTTCGCGTTCTACGTCAGCGACTACCTCCCGTGTCTACTTTGCCTAGATCTCGACGGCCACGAGAAAATTATTAAGGAGGCCAACACAAAAGTGGATAGACTGCACGACGTG GGCATAATATTAGCGGCCATAGATAACCCGTCAAACGCAGTGGAGTGGGCGCTGGCGGAGATGGTGAACAACCCAGAATTGCTGGCCAAGGCAGTGGAGGAGATGGACCGGGTGGTCGGTCGCGAGCGACTGGTGCAAGAGTCGGACATCATGCAGCTCAACTATCTCAAGGCGTGCATACGTGAGGCATTTCGCCTCCACCCAATCGCTCCCTTCAACCTGCCGCACGTCGCGATTGCAGACACCATTGTTGCGGGCTACCGCGTGCCCAAGG GTCACTATTGCATAAAACTTATTTCAAGGAGAAGAGAAGAAGACCAAGAAAAGGAAG GCAAGAAAGatgcaaaagaaaagaagaagaagaagaagaagaagaagaagaagaagaagaagaagaagaagaagaagaagaaga aagcaaacgAGGTGAGGATGATGACAAGGAGCCAAGATGCggcggccgaggagaggaggGTGGATGCCGAGGAGAGGAAGGTGGCATTGGAGGAGAAGAAATTGGCCATGGAGGAGCAATCTAGATTATTGAAATGGGAGAAGCACTTGTTCTTTATGGACAGATCTAAACTCGATGATAGGCAAAAGGAGTACGTCATTCTTTCCCCTGAAGAAGTATTGGTCCAAAAAAGAGCCATGGCCATGGGTGGCATGGGTGGCTTTGGAGCTACCATGGGAGGAATGGGAGCACCTACGGGAGGCATGGGTGGCTTCAGAGATACCATGGGCGGCTGGGAGGCATGGGTGTCTTCGGAGCTACCATGGGAGGCATGGGTGGCTTTAGAGCTATCATGGGAGGCATGA